In one Thermodesulfobium acidiphilum genomic region, the following are encoded:
- a CDS encoding aldehyde dehydrogenase family protein: MENILSLLKNSPFSDLISKSSNTEINFLVKKWKTLSLKPENKISSINNEILYQFRGPNHFEVDEVISAAREGLSEISNIECYKRFEMLTRCKRIIEENFDLIAKVIVMDSSKPINLAKREIESTLERLSFLNPDLFALKGEYIPSGIFAELGDRSVITLREPYGVAVLISPFNFPFFLHASKLTAALIAGNSTISIPSEHTPLSVLLLVKIFEMAGFPKNTLTTIATSQTQIKERIVNNQDIDLVSLTGSSKTGESVIRSAGIKKLHLELGGKAFGLALKDANPERVVECWFNGTLKNAGQRCDALNVILIPKELEKSLLSLILDRLKTIKRVDPFREDCNLGPLISLSSANRLKKMIKEAIDQDCEIILSERIINSYFPPHIIKVFNTQIKLMTEEIFGPIFVYYIYKDLDEAISIINSCKYGLDLAIFGEDINYLMKLSRRLKAGQIHINDYPRHGTGYYPVGGVKSSGTGSKEGIFYTVQEMSYTKAIILKD, encoded by the coding sequence ATGGAAAACATTTTAAGTCTATTAAAGAATAGCCCATTTTCTGATTTAATTAGCAAAAGCTCAAACACTGAGATAAACTTTTTGGTTAAAAAATGGAAAACACTTAGTCTAAAACCTGAAAACAAAATCTCTTCTATAAATAATGAAATCCTCTATCAATTTAGAGGGCCTAATCACTTTGAAGTTGATGAGGTCATAAGCGCTGCCAGAGAAGGACTTTCTGAAATATCAAATATAGAGTGCTACAAGAGATTTGAAATGCTAACAAGATGTAAAAGGATAATTGAAGAAAACTTCGATCTCATAGCAAAAGTTATAGTGATGGATAGTTCAAAACCTATAAATCTAGCAAAAAGAGAAATAGAATCTACCCTGGAAAGACTTAGTTTCCTGAATCCTGACCTGTTTGCTCTAAAAGGAGAATACATACCATCTGGTATATTCGCTGAACTCGGTGATAGAAGCGTTATTACTCTTAGAGAGCCGTATGGCGTAGCAGTTCTTATAAGTCCATTCAATTTCCCATTTTTTCTTCATGCCTCCAAGCTTACAGCAGCCTTAATAGCAGGAAACTCAACAATATCCATACCCAGCGAACATACTCCTTTATCCGTACTACTCCTGGTAAAGATTTTCGAAATGGCAGGCTTTCCAAAGAATACCCTTACCACAATTGCCACTTCACAAACCCAAATAAAGGAGAGGATAGTTAACAATCAAGATATAGACCTTGTTTCGCTTACAGGATCGAGTAAAACTGGCGAAAGTGTAATTAGAAGTGCAGGAATAAAAAAACTTCACCTGGAATTGGGCGGCAAAGCATTCGGATTGGCCCTGAAGGATGCAAATCCTGAAAGAGTAGTAGAGTGCTGGTTTAACGGTACCTTAAAAAACGCCGGACAAAGGTGTGATGCCCTTAATGTAATACTAATACCAAAGGAGCTAGAAAAGTCTCTTCTGTCATTGATCCTGGACAGATTAAAAACAATAAAAAGAGTTGATCCGTTTAGAGAAGATTGTAATCTTGGTCCTTTAATCTCTTTATCCAGTGCAAACAGGCTTAAGAAGATGATAAAGGAGGCAATCGACCAGGATTGTGAAATAATACTTTCTGAAAGAATAATTAACTCCTATTTTCCTCCTCATATAATTAAAGTCTTTAATACACAGATAAAGCTTATGACTGAAGAGATATTTGGACCAATTTTCGTCTATTATATTTATAAAGATTTAGACGAGGCCATAAGTATAATAAATTCCTGTAAATATGGTCTGGATCTTGCAATATTTGGAGAGGATATAAACTATTTGATGAAATTGTCAAGAAGACTTAAAGCTGGTCAAATTCACATAAACGACTATCCCAGGCATGGAACAGGGTATTACCCTGTCGGGGGGGTAAAATCGTCCGGCACCGGCAGCAAAGAGGGAATATTTTACACCGTTCAAGAAATGAGTTACACAAAGGCAATAATACTAAAGGACTAA
- a CDS encoding nitrilase-related carbon-nitrogen hydrolase has protein sequence MRFGLFQMDILRDFDQNFEKAKRAILEANKNDLKLLVFPETFISGYYKSSIKKVSDRLSYYFDQLCFMSREYKIDIYGTFPLKENANIYNCGFYFSEGSCIARYKKIHLIEVMGEKDIFSEGKEAVVAESNLIGRVGLAICYDLRFPELFRKVSINSKVTIVSAMWPKTRIEHWKTLLRARSIENQCFVIGVNRVGSDKNNLYPGNSLIFDPYGTPILECDNLEGLYFCDVDLSVVERFRKDFNVLADRRIFSL, from the coding sequence ATGAGGTTTGGGCTCTTCCAGATGGACATATTGAGAGATTTTGATCAAAATTTTGAAAAGGCTAAGCGCGCTATCTTAGAAGCAAACAAAAACGACTTGAAACTTTTAGTTTTTCCCGAGACCTTTATTTCTGGATATTATAAGAGTTCGATTAAAAAAGTGAGCGATAGGCTTTCATATTATTTCGATCAGCTATGTTTTATGTCGAGAGAATACAAAATAGATATATATGGCACTTTCCCATTGAAAGAGAACGCCAATATTTACAATTGTGGCTTTTATTTTAGTGAAGGCTCTTGTATAGCCAGGTACAAGAAGATTCACCTGATTGAAGTTATGGGAGAGAAAGACATCTTCTCAGAGGGGAAAGAAGCCGTCGTGGCAGAGTCTAACCTTATTGGAAGAGTAGGACTTGCAATATGCTATGATCTGAGGTTTCCAGAACTTTTCAGAAAGGTTTCCATAAACTCAAAAGTTACAATAGTTAGTGCTATGTGGCCAAAAACAAGAATAGAACACTGGAAAACCCTTTTGAGGGCTAGATCAATTGAGAATCAGTGTTTTGTTATTGGTGTAAATAGGGTGGGTTCTGACAAAAATAACCTATATCCTGGCAATTCTCTTATTTTTGATCCATATGGAACACCTATTTTGGAATGTGACAATTTGGAAGGATTATATTTTTGTGATGTAGATCTATCAGTAGTAGAAAGGTTTAGAAAGGATTTTAACGTGCTGGCGGACAGAAGGATATTTAGTTTGTAA
- the gltX gene encoding glutamate--tRNA ligase, with amino-acid sequence MVRVRFAPSPTGALHIGGAHTALFNYLFARRLDGKFILRIEDTDTERSSKEYEAIILESLKWLGIEWDEGPYYQSKRLDLYREKANELLKKGIAYECFCTPEELKERREMMAKMGRPPKYDGRCRDLSEEQKRELRAKGIKPALRIRIPDGKSFLRDAVKGEVSCSNESLGGDMVIMKSDNYPTYNFAVVVDDIDMNITHVIRGDDHLTNTFKQMIIYKAFNRELPKFAHIPLLLGPDKTKLSKRHGAASVLEYREMGYLSDALFNFLSLLGWTPKEGQEIFSRNELISMFCLAKLNSNPAVFDIKRLEWMNSQYIKNMDDSRLFELAKPFYERAKIKVVKDDFTLRAINLGKVRAKTLVDLVNTTRYFFVDPELPPAQIENIRSNKSTLLLLERFLELVGNNYESHMDLENRSREMAASLSLPFKDLVHPLRLILTGMKVGPGLFEIVDALGKDIVIKRVSKFLNES; translated from the coding sequence ATGGTAAGAGTTCGTTTTGCTCCATCTCCTACAGGTGCGCTTCATATTGGAGGGGCGCACACTGCGCTTTTTAACTATCTTTTTGCAAGACGGCTTGATGGTAAATTTATCTTAAGAATAGAGGACACTGATACGGAAAGGTCATCGAAAGAGTACGAAGCAATTATCCTGGAAAGTTTAAAGTGGTTGGGGATAGAGTGGGATGAGGGACCATATTATCAGTCAAAAAGACTGGATTTATACAGGGAAAAGGCAAATGAACTCCTTAAAAAGGGAATAGCTTATGAGTGCTTTTGTACTCCAGAGGAGCTTAAGGAAAGACGAGAGATGATGGCAAAGATGGGTAGGCCCCCAAAGTATGACGGTAGGTGCAGGGATCTTAGCGAAGAACAAAAGAGAGAGTTAAGGGCAAAGGGTATCAAACCTGCTCTCAGGATCAGGATTCCTGATGGAAAATCATTTTTGCGCGATGCTGTAAAGGGTGAGGTGTCCTGTTCGAACGAAAGTTTGGGTGGGGATATGGTAATAATGAAATCAGACAATTATCCTACCTATAATTTTGCTGTGGTTGTAGATGACATAGATATGAACATTACTCACGTGATAAGGGGTGACGATCACCTTACAAACACGTTTAAACAAATGATTATTTATAAGGCTTTCAACAGAGAACTCCCAAAATTTGCACACATACCACTTCTTCTGGGACCCGATAAGACGAAACTTTCCAAAAGGCACGGTGCAGCGAGCGTGCTGGAATATAGGGAAATGGGATATCTTTCTGACGCCCTCTTTAACTTTCTGTCGCTCCTTGGTTGGACACCAAAGGAAGGACAGGAGATATTTTCAAGGAATGAGCTAATTTCTATGTTTTGTCTTGCGAAACTCAACTCTAATCCTGCGGTATTTGACATAAAGAGGTTAGAGTGGATGAATTCTCAATACATAAAAAATATGGACGATTCCAGATTGTTTGAACTTGCGAAGCCATTTTATGAAAGGGCTAAAATAAAAGTTGTAAAGGACGACTTTACCCTGAGGGCGATAAATCTTGGCAAAGTCAGGGCAAAGACTTTAGTGGATCTGGTAAATACAACAAGGTATTTCTTTGTAGATCCTGAATTGCCTCCTGCACAAATAGAGAATATAAGGTCAAATAAGTCAACCCTTTTGCTTTTAGAAAGATTTCTTGAGCTTGTGGGCAATAACTATGAATCTCACATGGATCTGGAAAACAGATCAAGAGAAATGGCAGCTTCTCTGAGTTTGCCTTTTAAAGATCTCGTTCATCCCCTGAGGCTTATATTGACAGGGATGAAAGTAGGGCCAGGACTATTTGAGATTGTAGATGCTCTGGGCAAAGATATTGTTATAAAAAGGGTTTCAAAATTTTTAAATGAATCTTAG
- a CDS encoding secondary thiamine-phosphate synthase enzyme YjbQ, with protein MIESVSLKTSKRLQLIDVTSMIDSALKEFYGDYNGALLCYVPHTTAAITINEAADHDVALDIESFLKLHLPEGIKFRHLEGNSDAHVISTLIGSSVMVPVESGNLKLGRWQGIFFVEADGPRTRSINLVKLTS; from the coding sequence TTGATTGAATCAGTGAGTCTGAAGACCTCAAAAAGACTCCAATTAATAGACGTTACTTCTATGATAGACAGCGCTCTAAAGGAATTTTATGGCGACTACAACGGGGCTCTTCTTTGCTACGTGCCTCACACAACTGCTGCAATTACCATAAACGAAGCAGCAGATCATGATGTAGCCCTTGACATTGAGAGCTTTCTCAAGCTTCATCTCCCTGAAGGCATAAAGTTCAGGCATCTTGAGGGAAATTCCGACGCACACGTCATCTCTACTCTTATTGGCTCATCAGTAATGGTTCCTGTAGAGAGTGGAAATCTGAAACTGGGCAGATGGCAGGGAATATTCTTTGTGGAGGCAGATGGTCCCAGAACCAGAAGCATAAACCTGGTAAAACTTACTTCTTAG
- a CDS encoding N-glycosylase/DNA lyase, whose translation MKLLERLNLLKGTSCEEQVKQRISQFREIGSGSEERIFQELCFCVLTANYSAKGGIFIQNRIKEGFLYMNEDELKSSLRDLGYRFWNPRYRFIVENRRLLGSLKDFLESKVNSFEKRSFLVKEVKGFGMKEASHFLRNVGIFNVAILDRHILRVMKEYGYLDDIPKTITEKTYINLEKVFFQIADDFGKPPGVLDLYIWYMEKGCVDK comes from the coding sequence TTGAAACTCTTAGAAAGATTAAATCTTCTAAAGGGAACTTCATGTGAAGAACAAGTTAAACAAAGAATTTCTCAGTTTAGAGAAATTGGTTCTGGAAGTGAAGAAAGAATTTTTCAGGAGCTTTGTTTTTGCGTTCTTACTGCCAATTATTCTGCTAAGGGTGGCATATTCATTCAGAACAGGATTAAAGAGGGTTTTTTGTATATGAACGAAGATGAATTAAAGTCTTCTCTAAGGGATTTGGGCTATAGGTTCTGGAATCCGCGTTATAGGTTTATTGTGGAAAATAGAAGGCTTTTAGGATCTTTAAAGGATTTTTTGGAATCAAAAGTTAATTCTTTTGAGAAGAGAAGTTTTTTAGTAAAGGAAGTAAAGGGTTTTGGGATGAAAGAAGCCAGTCACTTCCTTAGAAATGTTGGAATCTTTAATGTGGCGATCCTTGATAGACACATATTAAGAGTTATGAAGGAATATGGTTATCTTGATGATATTCCAAAAACAATTACTGAAAAAACATATATTAATCTCGAGAAAGTTTTTTTTCAAATCGCAGATGATTTTGGGAAGCCGCCTGGGGTTTTGGACCTCTATATATGGTATATGGAAAAAGGATGTGTGGACAAATGA
- a CDS encoding type IV pilin protein: protein MLSSPRKSLRDKKGFTLIELLVVIVIIGILAAVAFPLYQNLTKNAADASAKGALAALRGASALYYGQYGTYAPDLATVEGQAKAQGGITYTANGISVAAGGTTYTYTLSYDSTDGTISCTSAGTGTSCSSW from the coding sequence ATGTTAAGCTCACCAAGAAAGAGTTTAAGGGACAAGAAAGGCTTTACGTTGATCGAACTTTTGGTAGTTATTGTCATTATAGGCATACTTGCTGCAGTTGCATTTCCGCTATATCAAAACCTTACTAAGAACGCCGCTGACGCATCAGCAAAGGGCGCGCTTGCTGCTTTGAGGGGTGCATCTGCTCTGTATTATGGACAATACGGAACTTATGCGCCAGACCTTGCCACGGTTGAGGGTCAAGCAAAGGCTCAAGGTGGAATTACTTATACAGCTAATGGGATATCTGTTGCTGCAGGAGGAACGACTTATACTTATACGCTTAGTTATGATTCTACTGATGGTACTATTTCTTGCACGAGTGCTGGCACAGGGACATCGTGCTCTTCCTGGTAA
- a CDS encoding macro domain-containing protein — protein sequence MLDISFEIKDKILEIVKGDITLRNTDAIVNAANKYLQHGGGVALAIVRRGGDIIQAESNMIIRNQGPIPTGKAVYTSAGNLKSKYVIHVVGPDYNEYAPDAATEFLKMSINSCFDLALKLRLKSISVPAISSGIYGFPKDRCADILIQETFKHLEKRESLKRVEFVLFDEITADIFANTAKKYFEIYKNKK from the coding sequence ATGCTTGATATCAGTTTCGAAATAAAGGATAAAATTTTAGAAATTGTAAAAGGTGATATTACTTTGAGAAACACTGACGCAATAGTAAACGCAGCAAATAAATACCTACAACATGGAGGAGGCGTGGCCCTTGCAATTGTTAGAAGGGGTGGGGACATAATTCAGGCAGAAAGCAACATGATAATCAGAAATCAAGGCCCCATACCTACAGGAAAAGCAGTTTATACCAGCGCAGGAAATCTTAAATCAAAGTACGTAATCCACGTTGTAGGGCCAGACTATAACGAATACGCCCCTGACGCAGCAACAGAATTTCTAAAAATGTCTATAAACTCCTGTTTTGATCTTGCACTTAAACTAAGACTAAAGAGTATATCTGTTCCCGCAATATCTTCTGGCATATACGGCTTTCCAAAGGACAGGTGTGCTGACATTTTAATTCAAGAAACCTTTAAACACCTTGAAAAAAGAGAGTCGTTAAAAAGGGTCGAGTTCGTGTTGTTTGATGAAATTACTGCAGACATCTTTGCAAACACTGCAAAAAAGTATTTTGAAATATATAAGAACAAAAAATAA
- a CDS encoding AI-2E family transporter codes for MKLEEYLIYPRVKVFLIALFIILSLFVLWIFKGILILFFISLLLAYLIEPLFKAILRFQKNRVISLILSYIIIFFFLGSIGIVLIFGLSNELKSIARNLPLYFENVKNYLNSLQNFLNSFSIPIDIRSSFNGIFLSQEYIHTHPYSLSFSESAKVLKAFFMESVRIGVNVFIVFMIAAFWIIDFENIKNGLLTLFPPDKRQEIIELSTDIDFVLKRIVRGQFLICLINGTLTTLALVILKIQYAILIGVLAGCLSVIPVFGTLSTTLPAVFLGLTQSWVVSLEVVIVILCIHWFESYVLSPKIMGKQAQVHPILIILALVSGEQLFGIEGLILAIPATGVLKAIVMHYLKKAGHFDSKDSS; via the coding sequence TTGAAATTAGAAGAATATCTGATATACCCCAGGGTAAAGGTTTTTTTAATAGCGCTTTTTATAATATTGTCTCTATTTGTGTTGTGGATTTTCAAGGGTATTTTGATACTCTTTTTTATCTCTTTATTGCTTGCCTATCTAATAGAACCCCTTTTCAAAGCGATACTGCGCTTCCAGAAAAACAGAGTAATATCCCTTATTCTGTCATATATCATAATCTTTTTCTTTCTGGGCAGCATAGGGATAGTTCTTATTTTCGGACTTTCAAATGAGCTGAAGAGTATAGCAAGAAACCTGCCCCTTTACTTTGAAAATGTTAAAAACTATCTTAATAGCTTGCAGAATTTTTTGAATTCGTTTTCTATTCCAATTGACATAAGGTCTTCGTTTAATGGGATTTTTTTATCTCAGGAATACATCCACACACACCCATATTCTTTATCTTTTAGCGAAAGCGCAAAGGTTCTTAAGGCCTTTTTTATGGAATCTGTGAGAATCGGAGTAAATGTATTTATTGTATTCATGATTGCAGCTTTCTGGATAATTGATTTTGAAAATATAAAAAATGGCCTTTTGACCCTATTCCCTCCCGATAAAAGACAGGAGATTATTGAACTCTCTACTGATATAGATTTTGTTTTAAAAAGAATTGTAAGAGGACAATTTCTGATTTGTTTAATTAATGGTACATTAACCACTCTGGCTCTTGTTATACTAAAAATCCAATATGCTATATTAATAGGCGTACTTGCAGGATGTCTTTCGGTAATTCCGGTTTTTGGAACTCTTTCAACTACTTTGCCAGCAGTTTTTCTTGGGCTTACTCAGTCGTGGGTGGTTTCGCTCGAAGTGGTAATTGTAATACTGTGCATACACTGGTTTGAAAGCTATGTATTAAGTCCGAAGATAATGGGCAAGCAGGCTCAGGTGCATCCCATCCTTATAATTCTAGCACTGGTTTCAGGCGAACAGCTTTTTGGGATTGAGGGCTTAATCCTTGCTATACCTGCTACAGGAGTCTTAAAAGCTATAGTTATGCACTATCTCAAAAAGGCAGGTCATTTTGACTCAAAGGACAGTTCTTAG